One Sporomusaceae bacterium ACPt DNA window includes the following coding sequences:
- the pyrE gene encoding Orotate phosphoribosyltransferase, protein MMNEAEVRQLFIETGAILEGHFLLTSGLHSPLYVEKFQVLQYPKHTEKLCAALAERFTNDNIELVVGPVTGGIILAHEVGKHLGTRAIFTERENGKMALRRGFVIEQGQRVLIVEDIVTTGGSVKEVIDVVREHGGIPVAVGMLVDRSGGKADFGIPAQALLHLTIPTYQPDDCPLCKEGIVLTKRGSRKL, encoded by the coding sequence ATGATGAATGAAGCGGAAGTACGTCAACTATTTATTGAAACAGGCGCGATCCTGGAAGGACATTTTTTGCTCACTTCGGGCTTGCACAGTCCGCTGTATGTAGAGAAATTCCAGGTATTGCAGTATCCGAAACATACAGAAAAGCTATGCGCTGCTTTAGCTGAACGGTTTACCAATGACAACATTGAACTTGTGGTCGGTCCGGTAACCGGTGGTATCATTCTGGCCCATGAAGTGGGTAAGCATCTTGGCACTCGCGCTATTTTCACTGAACGTGAAAACGGCAAGATGGCTTTAAGGCGCGGTTTTGTCATTGAGCAAGGTCAGCGGGTGCTCATTGTTGAAGATATTGTAACTACCGGTGGTTCAGTAAAAGAGGTTATTGACGTAGTGCGTGAGCACGGCGGCATCCCGGTGGCCGTGGGTATGTTGGTTGACCGCAGCGGCGGCAAGGCAGACTTCGGTATTCCGGCTCAAGCTCTCCTGCATCTTACGATTCCCACCTATCAGCCTGACGACTGCCCGCTGTGCAAGGAAGGCATTGTTCTAACCAAGCGCGGCAGCCGCAAGCTATAG
- the pyrF gene encoding Orotidine 5'-phosphate decarboxylase translates to MDQVRNRLIVALDVDTMAEMRQLVEELGDAVSYYKVGMQLFYSVGMECLTYLRGLGKEVFLDLKMHDIPNTVAQGAASLTRLGVAMLNVHSSGGPAMMRAAAQKVAETAASLSIPRPKLIAVTVLTSIDSTEWASLRCAAGISDQVVHLAQMAKEAGLDGVVASPQEAEIIREACGKDFAIITPGVRPKGAALNDQSRVATPSDALKSGAHYLVVGRPITAAQDRRTAALAILEEMRNA, encoded by the coding sequence ATGGATCAAGTACGCAACCGATTGATTGTAGCACTTGATGTTGATACTATGGCTGAGATGCGGCAACTGGTTGAAGAACTGGGGGATGCAGTCAGTTATTATAAGGTGGGTATGCAGCTCTTTTATAGCGTAGGTATGGAGTGCCTTACTTATTTGCGCGGGTTGGGTAAAGAGGTTTTTCTTGATCTAAAGATGCATGATATTCCTAACACTGTGGCGCAGGGGGCAGCCTCACTGACCAGACTGGGCGTAGCAATGCTTAATGTTCATTCTTCAGGCGGTCCGGCCATGATGCGCGCAGCCGCCCAAAAAGTTGCAGAAACGGCTGCAAGTCTTTCGATTCCGCGTCCCAAACTTATTGCGGTCACAGTATTGACAAGTATAGACAGCACCGAGTGGGCTTCACTCAGGTGTGCCGCCGGCATTTCGGACCAGGTTGTCCATCTGGCACAGATGGCCAAGGAGGCGGGTTTAGACGGAGTTGTAGCTTCACCGCAAGAAGCCGAGATTATCCGGGAGGCGTGCGGTAAAGACTTTGCCATTATTACGCCCGGTGTCCGTCCTAAAGGTGCTGCACTAAACGATCAAAGCCGGGTAGCTACGCCGTCAGACGCCTTAAAATCCGGAGCCCATTATCTGGTAGTAGGCCGTCCGATTACGGCGGCTCAAGACCGGCGTACCGCAGCCCTGGCTATTTTAGAGGAAATGAGGAACGCATGA
- the pyrD gene encoding Dihydroorotate dehydrogenase B (NAD(+)), catalytic subunit, protein MSVMNDMLTVDIAGIKMKTPVMTASGTFGFGLEYSDFVDLNQVGAIVVKGTTLAPRAGNSGRRMAETPAGMLNSIGLENPGVEGFISRILPKLKNYQVPVIVNISGNTVEEYGELAARLDKSGVAGLEVNISCPNVKQGGIAFGTCPDSATQVVREVKARTSLPVIVKLSPNVTDVVLMAQAVEAAGADAISLINTLLGMAIDIGSWRPVLGNTVGGLSGPAVKPVAVRMVWQVAKAVKVPVIGMGGIMTAADAVEFILAGASAVAVGTANFINPYVSAEVAQGIKDYLAERGLKHVRELVGKVNC, encoded by the coding sequence GTGAGTGTAATGAATGACATGTTAACTGTCGATATTGCCGGCATAAAAATGAAGACGCCGGTTATGACGGCGTCAGGAACATTCGGCTTTGGTCTTGAATACAGCGATTTTGTTGATTTAAACCAAGTAGGGGCAATAGTAGTAAAAGGCACAACCCTTGCGCCCAGAGCCGGCAACAGCGGCAGACGTATGGCTGAGACTCCCGCAGGTATGCTAAACTCCATCGGTCTGGAAAATCCCGGGGTTGAAGGATTTATTTCCCGGATATTACCTAAGCTGAAAAACTATCAAGTACCGGTTATTGTCAACATTTCCGGCAATACAGTTGAAGAATACGGCGAACTGGCGGCGCGCCTTGACAAATCAGGTGTTGCCGGTCTTGAAGTAAATATTTCCTGTCCTAATGTCAAACAGGGCGGGATTGCTTTTGGCACCTGCCCGGACAGTGCCACGCAAGTAGTGCGGGAAGTAAAAGCCAGGACAAGCCTGCCGGTCATTGTCAAACTGTCACCTAACGTTACTGATGTTGTGCTCATGGCACAAGCAGTGGAAGCGGCCGGTGCTGACGCTATCTCGCTTATTAATACACTGCTCGGCATGGCTATTGACATCGGTAGCTGGCGGCCGGTTTTAGGCAATACGGTTGGCGGTTTGTCCGGACCGGCTGTCAAACCGGTGGCTGTACGTATGGTGTGGCAGGTAGCAAAAGCTGTTAAAGTGCCGGTTATTGGCATGGGCGGGATAATGACGGCCGCTGATGCGGTAGAATTTATACTGGCCGGCGCCAGCGCAGTGGCGGTGGGTACGGCCAACTTTATCAATCCGTACGTATCTGCCGAAGTAGCTCAGGGAATTAAGGACTACTTGGCCGAACGCGGCTTAAAGCATGTGAGGGAGCTTGTTGGCAAGGTTAACTGTTAA
- the pyrK_2 gene encoding Dihydroorotate dehydrogenase B (NAD(+)), electron transfer subunit, with product MVKTSVQAQVVEQNTIAGDVMQLAMVVPDIARIACPGQFVHIRVADTLEPLLRRPFSIADCNADRGILTIIYRIVGRGTALMAKLKPGDTIDCMGPLGNGFALTGQRPLLVGGGMGLAPLVMLARAFCSRTATVLMGGRNEQELFWPDIYAKICKNIHITTDDGSIGHRGFTVDLLPQLLEQGKFDIIYACGPYAMLKGVAQIAASHDIPCQVSLEEYMACGVGACLSCTCAGTSGKRHKVCTDGPVFWAGEVAW from the coding sequence ATGGTAAAAACCAGTGTTCAAGCTCAGGTTGTTGAACAAAATACTATTGCTGGCGATGTAATGCAACTGGCGATGGTTGTGCCTGATATTGCCCGGATAGCCTGTCCAGGTCAGTTTGTCCACATCCGGGTGGCCGATACGTTAGAACCGCTCCTGCGGCGGCCGTTTAGTATTGCTGACTGTAACGCCGATAGAGGAATTCTGACAATTATTTATCGTATTGTCGGTCGCGGGACGGCGTTAATGGCCAAACTAAAGCCGGGAGATACTATAGATTGTATGGGGCCGCTCGGCAACGGTTTTGCATTGACCGGCCAGCGCCCCCTCCTTGTCGGGGGTGGCATGGGTCTGGCGCCGCTTGTTATGCTGGCCCGGGCATTTTGCTCCCGGACGGCAACTGTACTGATGGGCGGGCGCAATGAACAAGAATTGTTTTGGCCTGATATTTATGCCAAAATTTGTAAAAACATACATATTACTACTGATGACGGCAGTATCGGTCATCGGGGTTTTACGGTAGATCTGCTGCCCCAGCTATTAGAACAGGGAAAGTTTGATATCATTTATGCCTGCGGCCCTTACGCCATGCTCAAAGGTGTGGCTCAAATAGCGGCAAGCCATGATATTCCCTGCCAGGTATCGCTGGAAGAATATATGGCCTGCGGCGTTGGCGCCTGCCTGTCTTGCACCTGTGCTGGTACCAGCGGCAAGCGTCACAAGGTTTGTACTGACGGCCCGGTCTTTTGGGCTGGGGAGGTGGCATGGTGA